DNA from Terriglobus tenax:
GTCTTCTCCCGCAACACCTGATTCCGTAGCAATAACTCCGCCAGCATCTGCCGCAGCCGTTCGTTCTCAGCCTCCAGCTCAGCCACGCGGGGAATCAGGAATTCCGCCGGCATCTGTATCTCAGTCACGGCGAACCTCCTCTTCACGGAACTCCTCACCGCGTCCCCAAGGACCACGATGACCCCATCCGCAGCGTGCGCCGCGCATGCCTTCGCGCAGTTTCTCGCGCTGTTCAGGGCTCATCTGCTCCCACTTCTCGCGCATGTGGCGACCCCATCGTGGGCCATCGTGCCTGCGGCCCCCTTTGAAGCCGCTGAGCAGCAGCTTGGACAGTACAAACAGTCCCAACGCCTGCCAGTAGGTAATTGTCGTCAGTCCAAAGATCGGCGGCATCAGCCAATTCCACAGGTGCATCACCACGTAGCCCAGTACGGTGATCGCCACCACCACCATCAGCAGAACCTTCACCACCTTCAAAAGTTTTCTCATCGTCGACCTACTTTCCGAAGACATCCTTCATCTCTTCCAGCCGCTCGCGCAGATGCACCACGGCATACCGCTTGCGCGAGAGCAGCGTATTGATCCCGACTCCGGTTGCGTCGGAGATCTCCTTGAAGCTCAAACCTTCCACCTCATGCGCCAGAAAGACTTCGCGCTGCGCGTCGGGCAGCTCGTCCAGGGCATCTTCGATCACATCCATCAGCACCGCCCGCGCATAGGCCGCCTCCGGCCCGGCATCCTTGGAGGGCAACAGGTCTTCCAGCGTCAGCGAAGCGTCGTCCACCACCGGCTCTTGCAGCGAGCTCGGCTTCTTCTTCCGGAACATGTCCGTGATGCGGTTTCGCGCCACGGTAAACATCCATCCGGTCGCCTGCTCCACCGGCTTCATCAGCCGGTAAGTCTCCACCAGTTCGTAGAAGACCTCCTGCAGTATGTCCTCGGCGTCCTCGGTATCCTTCACACGGCGGCGGATGAAGCTGCGCAGGCGCGGCTCATCGCGCTCCATCGTCTCGGTAAGGAAGCGGTCCTGTTCGTCGAGGCTCATCTCATGTGTCATGCAGCGCTCTACTGGTAGAACGCCGCTGAAGCGAGAATATTGCAGACTTTCTTGTGTCGCTCTCAAGAGAGGGAAGGTGGCTCTCCATGGCTACTCCATCATGGGGTTCCGCATCGGAGTCATCGCGTCGGGTGCTGCCTTCTGTACCCGCTCCACTTCCGCGGCTATATCCTTCTGCTCCTCTGGAGCGTCCTTGGCCTGGTCGCGTGCCATCACAAACCAGTGCAGGGCCATGGTCTTGTCCTTGTGCTCAATCGCCAGGTTGCCCAGCTCCACTTCGCTGCCCCACATCTCCGGGTTCATGCCAACCGCTTTTACCAGGTACTTTTCCGCCAGCGCATGATCTCCTGGCTCCCCGGCATGGAGAATTTTGAAGGCATGCCTGGCAAGAATGCCGGCGGCGACCATCGGCAGATAGTACGACCCGTGGTAGATCTGCAGGCTTCCCCGCTGTGCCACGGGCACTGCGTTGCGCAGCACCTCCACGCCGTGCCAGTTCCGCAGCGCAAGCCCGCTGCCGGAGGAGATCATCCAGCCCTTGATATAGCCATTGCTCACCTCTTCCGGGCTGGGATCCCACTCCTTCAACCCAGCCCTGCGCGAGCTCTGCGGCAGCAGCCAATAGTCGATCAGCGGTTCCTTCGGCTTAATCTGTGCGTTGTAGTAAGCGATCAGTTCTCGTGCGCCACAGCACCCGCCACCAGCAAGATTGCCCAGGTCCGGAAATACGTGCGCAGGTTCACCAGGAACCTCTCAGGGGTGAATTTCACAAAGGGAATGCCGTGGCACGAAGGATAGCATCCACAAAAGAAAACGGAGCGCCGAAGCGCTCCGTCTCTGTCTTGCGAAATCAGGGTGCGCCTTAGGCTACAACCTCGATGCCCATCGAACGAGCCGTACCCTTGATGGACTTGATCGCACTCTCAACCGACGACGCGTTCAGGTCAGGCATCTTGGTGGTGGCGATCTCACGAACCTGGGCCTCGGTCACCTTGCCAACCTTGTCCTTGTTCGGGGCGCCGGCGCCCTTTTCGATCTTGGCGGCCTTCTTCAGCAGAACGGCAGCCGGGGGGGTCTTCGTCTCGAAGGTGAACGAACGGTCAGCAAAAACCGTGATCACAACCGGGATGATCAGGCCGGCCATCTCCGGGGTGGAGGTGCGGGCGTTGAACTGCTTGCAGAACTCCATGATGTTGACCTGCGCCTGACCGAGCGCGGGGCCGATCGGCGGAGCCGGGTTGGCCTTGCCTGCCATCACCTGGAGCTTGACGTATCCTTGAATCTTCTTCGATGCCATGTTGCCTGTCCTCTTCTCCGCACTGAAGGCGGAGGTGAATTTCACTTCCATGCTGACTGCCGCAGGTGAAGCGCCCGCCGCCAGCGCGGTCCAGTGGTAGAAGACACCGGACAAAATTTTTCATTGCCTGTCCCCATGCTTGCCCCTGTCACCCTGGGCGAAGCGAAAGACCTGCTTTTCAATTACTCGATCGTTTTATCGACCTTGGAGAACTCGATCTCCACCGGTGTTGCACGGCCGAAGATCGAAACCATGACCTTCAGGGTCTGCTTGTCTTCGTTCACATCGTCCACGGTGCCGTTGAAGTTCGCAAACGGTCCCTCGGTGATGCGTACCTGCTCGCCCTTGTCGAACTTGACCTTGAGCTTGGGCTTGTCCTTGGAGACATCGGAGCGGAAGATGATCGAGCTGACCTCTTCCTCGCTCAGAGCCACCGGCTTATCGCCGGTTCCCAGAAAGCCCGTAACCCGCGGCGTGTTCTTGATGATGTGCCACAGATCGTTGTCGAGGTCCATCTCCACCAGCACATAGCCGGGAAGGAAAACGCGCTCGATTGTGTACTTCTTGCCGTTACGCAGTTCGGTCACCGGCTCGGTGGGAATCATCACGCGGCCGATCTTGTTCTGCAGACCAAAAGCCTGTACACGGCTCTCAAGGCTCTCGCGCACCTTGCGCTCAAAGCCCGAGTAAGCGTGAATGATGTACCACTTGAAGTTTTCGTTCGTCGGAGGCGCAAGCTGATCGGCGGGGAGCTGCTGCTCTCCGCCCTCGTTGCCGCCTGCCGGGTTCAGTTCTTCTGCCATGAGTGCCTTCTTCAGAGGTGCGGAGATACTTAGTGCGAGGTCAGTTTGTCCAGGACCACTTCGATGGCCCGGCCAATGACGTTGTCCACAATCCAGAAGTAGAAGGCAAACACAAACACGGTCACAATCACGACGATCGTGGTCGACTGGACCTCGGCCCGCGACGGCGAGACCACCTTCTTCAACTCGTTGCGGACGTCCTTGAGAAAGCCGCTCAGCTTTGCCGGCTGCGACTTCCACTGCTGCATTCCCGCGTTTTGCTCTTCTGCCACTGCTACCGCCTTGGCCATAACGCCTACACCTTCAACGATACTTCGTAAATTACTTCAAAACTTTTGGCAGGGGCGCTCGGATTCGAACCGAGAAGTTCGGTTTTGGAGACCGACAGTTTAACCGTTGAGCTTACGCCCCTGTGTGTGCCCATCTCTGGGCAGCTAGGAAAACCTTACTTGGTTTCCTTATGGTCTGTGTGCTTGCGGCAGAACTTGCAGAACTTCGAGAATTCCAGACGGCCCGTGGTCGTCTTCTTGTTCTTGGTCGTCGAATAGTTCCGGTTCTTGCATTCCGGGCACTGCAGGGTAACGATTTCGCGCATGATTGCTCTCCTTCATTTGGCCAGTACCTTTGACTGGCTAGCAGCAATGCCTATCCGGCACGCCGCGACACAGGGCTTGTAGGCCCAGCGCCTAAATTCCTGAGTTGTTGCCTTGGAAGCGAAGCGGTCAGGCCACGCATTCGCCTCTTTCTATTATGCATGAAAGTCCCCGGTTTGAAAATCTGCTAATAAGAGGGGCTTACTA
Protein-coding regions in this window:
- the nusG gene encoding transcription termination/antitermination protein NusG; the encoded protein is MAEELNPAGGNEGGEQQLPADQLAPPTNENFKWYIIHAYSGFERKVRESLESRVQAFGLQNKIGRVMIPTEPVTELRNGKKYTIERVFLPGYVLVEMDLDNDLWHIIKNTPRVTGFLGTGDKPVALSEEEVSSIIFRSDVSKDKPKLKVKFDKGEQVRITEGPFANFNGTVDDVNEDKQTLKVMVSIFGRATPVEIEFSKVDKTIE
- the secE gene encoding preprotein translocase subunit SecE, coding for MAKAVAVAEEQNAGMQQWKSQPAKLSGFLKDVRNELKKVVSPSRAEVQSTTIVVIVTVFVFAFYFWIVDNVIGRAIEVVLDKLTSH
- the rpmG gene encoding 50S ribosomal protein L33, with the translated sequence MREIVTLQCPECKNRNYSTTKNKKTTTGRLEFSKFCKFCRKHTDHKETK
- a CDS encoding RNA polymerase sigma factor; this encodes MSLDEQDRFLTETMERDEPRLRSFIRRRVKDTEDAEDILQEVFYELVETYRLMKPVEQATGWMFTVARNRITDMFRKKKPSSLQEPVVDDASLTLEDLLPSKDAGPEAAYARAVLMDVIEDALDELPDAQREVFLAHEVEGLSFKEISDATGVGINTLLSRKRYAVVHLRERLEEMKDVFGK
- the rplK gene encoding 50S ribosomal protein L11 codes for the protein MASKKIQGYVKLQVMAGKANPAPPIGPALGQAQVNIMEFCKQFNARTSTPEMAGLIIPVVITVFADRSFTFETKTPPAAVLLKKAAKIEKGAGAPNKDKVGKVTEAQVREIATTKMPDLNASSVESAIKSIKGTARSMGIEVVA